A region from the Tahibacter amnicola genome encodes:
- a CDS encoding TolC family protein, whose product MAIAFALLLATSTGAAADDTDASQLPGATVASLHAWLIEHNPDLRAMTLDAQAAAARVQPAGALPDPMVQAELRDIDADKPRLLPAQVGSTFYQLRQRVPLWGKRGLARDAASADADAGAYKRDARLRELIADAERAYVRYWYAGQSAATLDHIVKLLDDLEQLAAQRYAAGLAPQQDAIKAQVERSSMQRERIERIAMQREAKAQLNASLARRPSEPLADPIREPSLELPANLDAAIAATFDTHPALAAEVATVRAAEQRRELAYRNRFPDITVGLAPIQVGKRLEGWELMVEVEIPFQQTTRRNLEREATLMRDAAEARREAAAVELAGQAGEVRASWEGAREQRALIEHTLLPQTDANFESALASYQVGAVDFTTLLDALRQRRAADLTRLDVARDMLLNAATLRSLIGATP is encoded by the coding sequence TTGGCCATCGCCTTCGCGTTATTGCTCGCGACGAGCACAGGCGCCGCGGCCGACGACACCGATGCCTCGCAGCTACCCGGTGCGACGGTGGCATCGTTGCATGCGTGGCTGATCGAGCATAACCCCGACCTGCGCGCCATGACGCTGGACGCACAGGCGGCTGCGGCGCGAGTTCAACCTGCCGGCGCGTTGCCCGATCCGATGGTCCAGGCTGAACTGCGCGACATCGACGCCGACAAACCACGATTGCTGCCGGCGCAGGTTGGCTCGACGTTTTACCAACTGCGCCAGCGCGTCCCTCTCTGGGGCAAGCGGGGGCTGGCGCGCGACGCGGCGAGCGCTGACGCAGACGCTGGTGCGTACAAGCGCGACGCACGCCTGCGCGAACTGATCGCCGACGCCGAGCGTGCCTACGTGAGGTACTGGTACGCCGGTCAGAGCGCAGCAACACTCGACCATATCGTTAAGCTGCTCGACGACCTGGAACAGCTCGCGGCGCAGCGCTACGCGGCGGGACTCGCGCCACAGCAGGACGCGATCAAGGCACAGGTCGAACGCAGCTCGATGCAGCGCGAGCGCATCGAACGTATTGCGATGCAGCGCGAGGCCAAGGCACAACTGAATGCCAGCCTGGCGCGCAGGCCGAGCGAACCGCTCGCCGACCCGATACGCGAGCCCAGCCTCGAGCTGCCTGCCAATCTCGACGCGGCGATAGCGGCGACCTTTGATACGCACCCAGCGCTCGCGGCCGAGGTCGCGACGGTGCGTGCGGCCGAGCAGCGTCGCGAGCTGGCATATCGCAACCGCTTTCCCGATATCACCGTGGGCTTGGCGCCGATCCAGGTCGGAAAGCGGCTGGAAGGCTGGGAGCTGATGGTCGAGGTCGAGATTCCGTTCCAGCAGACCACGCGCCGCAATCTTGAGCGCGAAGCGACCTTGATGCGCGACGCCGCTGAGGCGCGGCGCGAAGCCGCCGCGGTCGAGCTCGCCGGACAGGCAGGGGAAGTTCGGGCCAGTTGGGAGGGGGCGCGCGAGCAGCGTGCGCTGATCGAGCACACCCTGTTACCACAAACCGACGCGAACTTCGAGTCCGCGCTGGCCAGCTACCAAGTGGGTGCGGTGGATTTCACTACCTTGCTCGACGCGCTGCGTCAGCGGCGCGCCGCCGATCTCACGCGGCTGGACGTGGCCCGCGACATGCTGCTCAACGCCGCGACGCTGCGCAGCTTGATCGGAGCGACACCATGA
- a CDS encoding MBL fold metallo-hydrolase RNA specificity domain-containing protein, protein MNDSISPGFRLSFLGATATVTGSKYLIEADGRRILVDCGLFQGYKPLRLRNWAPFPVDPRSIDAVILTHAHLDHSGYLPRLVRDGFRGRVWCTPATRELCAILLPDSGHLLEEDAEYANRRGYSKHQPALPLYTEADAQRCLQQLHPVEIGTPFAPLRRVSAVLRTQGHILGAASVRLEHEGVNITFSGDIGRPEDPIMKAPHPVEASDWIVTESTYGNRTHPTVDLDVELAAVVRRVAKRGGVLVIPAFAVGRAQLLLYQIARLKARGDVPHIPVFLNSPMAVDATSLYHRFRAEHRLTETQCEQMCRAATFVNSVEESKALNERHGPMIIISASGMATGGRVVHHLKAFAPDPRNAILLAGYQAGGTRGAALAAGASTIRIHGQDVPVRAEVIALGSASAHADANEILSWLGTAPRPPRGVFVTHGEPDAADALCGRIERELGWSAIVPEYRDVVDLTSATLTESATRGLPEGTGAPIHVA, encoded by the coding sequence ATGAATGATTCGATCTCACCGGGGTTTCGCCTGAGTTTCCTCGGCGCGACGGCCACCGTCACCGGCTCGAAATATCTGATCGAAGCCGACGGTCGCCGCATTCTCGTCGATTGCGGGCTGTTCCAGGGCTACAAGCCGCTGCGCTTGCGCAATTGGGCACCGTTCCCGGTTGATCCGAGAAGCATCGATGCAGTCATCCTGACCCACGCGCATCTGGACCACAGCGGTTACCTGCCGCGGCTGGTCCGTGACGGCTTCCGTGGCCGTGTGTGGTGCACACCGGCCACGCGCGAGCTGTGCGCGATCTTGCTGCCCGACTCGGGACATCTGCTGGAAGAGGACGCCGAGTACGCCAATCGCCGTGGCTATTCCAAGCACCAGCCTGCGCTGCCGCTCTACACCGAGGCCGACGCGCAGCGCTGCCTGCAGCAGCTCCATCCGGTAGAAATCGGAACGCCGTTCGCACCCTTGCGCCGCGTCAGCGCCGTGCTGCGGACGCAAGGCCACATTCTGGGTGCAGCCAGCGTGCGGCTCGAGCACGAGGGCGTGAACATCACCTTTAGCGGCGACATCGGCCGGCCCGAAGATCCGATCATGAAGGCGCCACATCCGGTCGAGGCCAGCGACTGGATCGTGACCGAATCCACCTATGGCAATCGCACCCATCCAACAGTCGACCTGGATGTGGAGCTGGCTGCGGTTGTCAGGCGCGTGGCTAAGCGCGGAGGCGTCCTGGTGATTCCGGCGTTTGCTGTTGGTCGCGCACAGCTGTTGCTGTACCAGATCGCGAGGCTCAAAGCGCGTGGTGATGTTCCGCACATCCCGGTGTTTCTCAATAGTCCCATGGCTGTGGACGCGACCAGCCTCTACCATCGTTTCCGCGCCGAGCACCGATTGACTGAGACACAATGCGAGCAGATGTGCCGCGCGGCGACGTTCGTCAACAGCGTCGAGGAGTCCAAGGCCCTCAACGAGAGGCACGGACCCATGATCATCATCTCGGCCAGTGGCATGGCCACCGGCGGTCGCGTGGTCCATCACCTGAAGGCGTTCGCGCCCGATCCGCGCAACGCCATCCTGCTAGCGGGCTATCAGGCCGGTGGGACACGCGGCGCAGCACTGGCGGCAGGCGCGAGCACGATCCGCATCCATGGTCAGGACGTGCCAGTGCGGGCCGAGGTCATCGCATTGGGCAGCGCCTCGGCGCACGCCGACGCCAATGAGATTCTGTCGTGGCTGGGGACGGCACCGCGGCCTCCACGTGGCGTGTTCGTCACTCATGGTGAACCGGATGCGGCAGACGCGCTGTGTGGACGCATCGAGCGCGAGCTCGGTTGGTCGGCGATCGTGCCCGAGTATCGCGACGTGGTGGATCTGACTTCCGCCACGCTCACCGAGTCCGCTACCCGGGGGTTGCCTGAAGGAACTGGGGCTCCGATCCATGTGGCCTGA
- a CDS encoding periplasmic heavy metal sensor, with product MKSDLKVRRHGPRCVNLCARAVFASTAVAAAAETAVPIRGNFDGNVLPARDSALVLQLEQLRDKTRALQVRLGVEPLAPTRPAEGWGQSPPPHELPAWNCADCPRDLGVERSNIDVAGTSSEHTLPGFPGEPHLYHLGAEDFFLSRSQRIGLSVEQQVTLAGIRERALLARADAGREIEAADQRLFMLTAAARPDAESIEAQVRRIEALRTAGRLHFIRAVGEAAQVLSAEQRHVVLGSAP from the coding sequence ATGAAGTCCGATCTAAAAGTTCGCAGGCACGGACCACGCTGCGTGAACCTGTGCGCGCGTGCGGTATTCGCGTCCACGGCCGTTGCTGCCGCAGCGGAGACCGCCGTCCCCATTCGTGGCAATTTTGACGGCAACGTCCTTCCCGCCCGTGATTCGGCACTGGTGCTGCAACTTGAGCAGCTACGCGACAAGACCCGAGCTCTGCAAGTGCGACTGGGTGTCGAACCGCTGGCGCCGACTCGACCAGCTGAGGGCTGGGGGCAGTCTCCGCCACCGCACGAGCTGCCAGCGTGGAACTGCGCTGATTGCCCGCGTGACCTTGGCGTGGAGCGATCTAACATCGACGTCGCCGGCACATCGTCCGAGCACACGCTACCCGGCTTCCCGGGCGAGCCGCACCTTTACCACCTGGGAGCAGAGGACTTCTTTCTCAGCCGATCCCAGCGCATCGGCCTTTCTGTCGAGCAGCAGGTCACGCTCGCCGGAATCCGTGAACGTGCACTCCTGGCCCGCGCCGATGCCGGACGCGAAATAGAGGCGGCGGACCAGCGGCTATTCATGCTGACCGCGGCTGCGCGTCCCGATGCGGAGAGCATCGAGGCCCAAGTCCGGCGTATCGAAGCCCTGCGCACCGCCGGCCGTCTACACTTCATCCGAGCGGTTGGTGAGGCAGCGCAGGTTCTGTCCGCAGAGCAGCGGCATGTCGTGCTCGGGTCAGCTCCATGA
- a CDS encoding DUF2933 domain-containing protein, with product MNRPHETHGSPRLLRWAFWGFAAIAGFFLVTEHGAHLLGVLPYLLILACPLMHIFGHHGHSHEHDQEPPDQPPASNDQAASEERRNSRAGHHHH from the coding sequence ATGAACCGTCCACACGAAACCCACGGCTCGCCCCGACTCCTGCGTTGGGCCTTCTGGGGATTTGCCGCCATTGCGGGCTTCTTTCTCGTCACCGAGCACGGTGCTCATTTGCTCGGTGTGCTGCCCTACCTGCTGATTCTGGCTTGCCCGCTGATGCACATCTTCGGGCATCACGGGCACAGCCACGAACACGATCAGGAACCGCCGGATCAACCACCGGCGTCTAACGATCAGGCCGCAAGCGAGGAGCGCCGCAACTCGCGTGCCGGCCACCACCACCACTGA
- a CDS encoding heavy metal translocating P-type ATPase, with protein MIAVATLRTVRWRLPGLLSVGCGLGVERRLRKLTGVRTASVNFAASTAVVTFDPALLSAGDVAAAIRHCGYDCHPALPECAQSDRDGAVPGVGTNRAAQVGAGHEHHHAAHAPAPHDHSAMAHDMGHGAGMDLHAMALDMRRRFAVAMLFAIPVLVWSPMGLMTPPPAPFGLTLNAWLFVLASGAVLWPGWPFWVASIRALRNGVLNMAVLVLLSVGTGYTFSLGSTFLWDGPQFFEAAAILLVFILLGHWLEMRARAGASDAIRTLMNLSPPKALVRRDGKEIEMPTANVVVGDVVVVKPGSKLPVDGVVVEGSSVVDESMLTGESMPIRKNPGDNVTGATINKSGAFAYRATKVGADTALAQIVKLVQEAQNSKAPAQLLADRASQWLVLAAIVIGLVTFAVWFWWVGQTLLFAMTLTITVFVIACPDALGLATPMAIMVGTGLGARHGILFKHAGAIEAAARLDVVVFDKTGTLTLGQPEVVEVVAAPGSSAEEVLSIAAALERSSEHPLAQAILKRAEGLAERAGSDFSNIDGQGARGRVDGHAVFLGNHRLMQAQGIALGDLSEASARLQGAGRTVVHVAADGASLGLIAIADAVRPTAAVTVQTLRARGVKVAMLTGDNRPTAERIAAALGIDIVLADVLPGSKADEVKKLQAQGLRVAMVGDGINDAPALTQADVGFAIGAGTDVAIDSADVVLMRSDPYDVVRAIDIARGTLRKMHQNLFWAVGYNTIAFPIAAGVFFPLTISPEIAALSMSGSSALVAINALLLKRLRLDPRPAHSAQLKPSVEAA; from the coding sequence ATGATTGCAGTTGCGACGTTGCGAACCGTCCGATGGCGATTGCCCGGGCTGCTTTCGGTTGGCTGCGGGCTGGGCGTCGAGCGCCGGCTGCGCAAGCTGACAGGTGTCCGCACCGCATCGGTCAATTTCGCTGCGAGTACGGCGGTGGTGACCTTCGATCCGGCGCTGCTCAGCGCGGGCGATGTTGCCGCCGCGATTCGCCACTGCGGGTACGACTGTCATCCGGCCCTTCCCGAGTGCGCCCAGAGCGATCGTGATGGTGCTGTGCCTGGGGTGGGCACAAACCGCGCCGCGCAAGTGGGTGCCGGACACGAACATCACCACGCCGCGCACGCGCCTGCGCCCCACGATCACAGCGCCATGGCGCACGATATGGGTCACGGCGCCGGCATGGACCTGCATGCGATGGCGCTCGACATGCGCCGGCGCTTCGCCGTCGCGATGCTCTTCGCGATCCCCGTGCTGGTGTGGTCGCCGATGGGGCTGATGACGCCGCCTCCTGCGCCGTTTGGACTCACGTTGAACGCCTGGTTGTTCGTCCTGGCTAGCGGCGCCGTGCTTTGGCCCGGCTGGCCGTTCTGGGTGGCGTCGATCCGCGCGCTGCGCAACGGCGTGCTCAACATGGCGGTGCTGGTGCTGCTGAGTGTGGGGACCGGCTACACCTTCAGTTTGGGCAGCACGTTTCTCTGGGACGGACCGCAGTTCTTCGAAGCGGCAGCGATATTGCTGGTTTTCATCCTGCTGGGACATTGGCTCGAGATGCGCGCGCGTGCCGGCGCCTCGGATGCAATTCGCACCCTGATGAATCTCTCTCCGCCCAAGGCCTTGGTTCGGCGCGACGGCAAGGAAATCGAAATGCCGACGGCCAACGTTGTGGTCGGCGACGTAGTGGTCGTCAAGCCCGGCAGCAAGCTGCCGGTCGACGGCGTGGTGGTGGAAGGAAGCTCCGTTGTCGACGAGTCGATGCTCACCGGCGAGTCGATGCCCATTCGTAAGAATCCCGGAGACAACGTAACCGGCGCCACCATCAACAAGAGCGGCGCTTTCGCCTATCGCGCGACCAAAGTCGGCGCCGATACGGCGCTGGCGCAGATCGTCAAGCTGGTGCAGGAGGCGCAGAACTCGAAGGCGCCGGCCCAGCTTCTGGCCGACCGCGCCTCGCAATGGCTGGTGCTGGCCGCCATCGTGATCGGACTCGTGACGTTCGCCGTGTGGTTCTGGTGGGTCGGTCAAACGCTGCTGTTCGCGATGACGCTGACCATTACCGTCTTCGTCATTGCCTGTCCCGACGCGCTGGGACTGGCCACTCCCATGGCGATCATGGTCGGGACCGGCCTGGGTGCCCGACACGGCATCCTGTTCAAGCACGCAGGAGCCATCGAAGCGGCGGCGCGGCTGGACGTCGTGGTGTTTGACAAGACGGGCACCCTGACTTTGGGCCAGCCCGAGGTCGTGGAGGTGGTGGCGGCGCCTGGCAGCAGCGCGGAGGAGGTCCTATCGATCGCGGCGGCGCTGGAGCGATCTTCCGAGCACCCGCTGGCGCAGGCGATCCTCAAGCGCGCTGAGGGGCTGGCGGAGCGAGCCGGCAGCGACTTCAGCAACATCGACGGGCAAGGCGCGCGCGGCCGTGTCGACGGCCATGCGGTTTTCCTGGGCAATCATCGACTGATGCAGGCACAGGGCATTGCACTCGGCGACCTGTCCGAAGCATCGGCGCGCTTGCAGGGAGCCGGCCGAACCGTGGTCCATGTCGCCGCCGATGGAGCGTCGCTCGGATTGATCGCGATTGCCGACGCCGTGCGACCCACGGCAGCAGTCACGGTGCAAACTTTGCGCGCACGTGGCGTCAAGGTCGCCATGTTGACCGGCGATAACCGTCCCACCGCCGAACGCATCGCCGCGGCTCTGGGCATCGACATCGTGCTCGCCGACGTGTTGCCAGGCAGCAAGGCCGACGAAGTGAAGAAGCTGCAGGCTCAGGGGCTTCGCGTGGCCATGGTTGGCGACGGCATCAACGACGCCCCGGCGCTGACCCAGGCCGACGTGGGTTTCGCCATCGGTGCAGGAACCGACGTGGCGATCGACAGCGCCGACGTGGTGCTGATGCGCAGCGATCCCTATGACGTCGTGCGTGCGATCGACATCGCCCGCGGCACGCTGCGCAAGATGCACCAGAACCTGTTCTGGGCCGTGGGCTACAACACGATCGCATTTCCCATCGCGGCGGGTGTCTTCTTTCCGCTCACGATCTCGCCGGAGATCGCAGCGCTGTCGATGTCGGGCAGCTCGGCTTTGGTGGCGATCAACGCGCTGCTGCTCAAGCGCTTGCGACTCGACCCGAGACCTGCGCACTCCGCCCAGCTCAAGCCATCCGTGGAGGCCGCATGA
- a CDS encoding methyltransferase family protein, which produces MHTSNGYGLWGLAFLNAAIFIYFAYSYYTPKTTRDWRSFGMYSAFIVALFGEMYGFPLSLYFLSGWLSTRFPGVDWLSHDAGHVLEMMFGWRANPHFGPFHVVSFVLIGLGFWLLSRAWAVLYRAQRKGSVATTGPYARIRHPQYVGFVAIMFGFLLQWPTVLTLLLFPIMVIAYWRLAKHEEKDSLAHFGDAYRAYMEQTPAFIPHWRSNRSRSAPT; this is translated from the coding sequence ATGCATACCTCAAATGGATACGGCTTGTGGGGGCTGGCGTTCCTCAATGCTGCCATCTTCATCTACTTCGCCTACAGCTACTACACGCCCAAGACCACTCGCGATTGGCGCAGCTTCGGCATGTACTCGGCTTTCATCGTTGCGCTGTTCGGCGAGATGTACGGCTTTCCGTTGTCGCTGTACTTCCTGTCCGGATGGCTCAGCACGCGCTTCCCAGGCGTCGACTGGCTTTCGCACGACGCAGGCCACGTGTTGGAAATGATGTTTGGCTGGCGAGCAAATCCGCACTTCGGCCCGTTCCACGTGGTGAGCTTCGTGCTCATCGGCCTGGGTTTCTGGCTACTTTCGCGTGCCTGGGCCGTGCTCTATCGCGCGCAGCGCAAAGGCTCAGTGGCGACCACCGGGCCGTACGCCAGGATTCGGCACCCGCAGTACGTGGGCTTCGTCGCGATCATGTTCGGCTTTCTGTTGCAGTGGCCGACGGTGCTGACGTTGCTGCTGTTTCCGATCATGGTCATAGCCTATTGGCGCCTGGCCAAGCACGAGGAGAAGGATAGCCTGGCGCACTTCGGCGATGCGTATCGCGCCTACATGGAACAGACGCCGGCTTTCATCCCGCACTGGCGTTCCAATCGCAGTCGGAGTGCGCCGACATGA
- a CDS encoding efflux RND transporter periplasmic adaptor subunit, translating to MKRAEIIGVIAIIALSGALGWWIGAQRPTDMVPTVATGHQSAPAARRILYYRNPMGLPDTSQVPKKDSMGMDYVPVYADETSAAPGSIVIAPEKIQRLGVRTQKAELRMISHQVRASGTIAVDDTRHHVVAPRFDGWIERLYANRTGALVRRGAPLADVYSPELMSTQNEYVIAQRALQTLIDSDPQAQRGMQALADAALTRLKNWGISGAQLDRLRAGEVRRLMTLSAPIDGVVLDKPAIEGMRFMAGEKILDLADLSQVWLIADVPTIEASWVEPGQTVVFSSPALPGRSFSGLVEFIYPTIDAAARTVRARVVLDNRDGALRPNLYGDVVFTAKDSAPVLAVPASAMLDSGRRRIVLIALGGGRFEPREIEAGRSDETHVEITRGLADGESVVVSANFLIDAESNLRAALGGLTPHAKHSQSGPVQEPVDAAGAAAPTPHSGHRD from the coding sequence ATGAAGAGAGCCGAAATCATCGGCGTGATCGCAATCATTGCGCTGAGCGGTGCGCTCGGCTGGTGGATCGGCGCACAGCGCCCCACCGACATGGTGCCCACTGTAGCAACAGGGCACCAGAGCGCACCGGCAGCGCGCAGGATTCTCTACTACCGCAACCCGATGGGCTTGCCCGATACCTCGCAGGTACCCAAGAAAGACTCCATGGGCATGGACTACGTTCCGGTCTACGCCGACGAGACGTCGGCGGCGCCGGGCTCCATCGTCATCGCTCCGGAAAAGATCCAGCGTCTGGGTGTGCGCACGCAGAAAGCCGAGCTGCGCATGATCAGCCATCAGGTTCGTGCTAGCGGCACCATCGCCGTGGACGATACCCGCCACCACGTTGTCGCGCCGCGCTTCGATGGCTGGATCGAGCGCCTGTACGCCAATCGAACCGGTGCCCTGGTCCGGCGCGGCGCTCCGCTGGCCGACGTTTACAGCCCGGAACTGATGTCCACGCAGAACGAATATGTGATCGCACAGCGCGCGCTGCAGACGCTCATCGATAGTGATCCGCAAGCGCAGCGAGGCATGCAGGCGCTGGCCGATGCGGCACTCACCCGCTTGAAGAACTGGGGCATCAGCGGGGCGCAACTGGATCGGCTCCGCGCCGGCGAAGTGCGGCGGCTAATGACCCTGAGTGCACCCATCGACGGCGTCGTGCTCGACAAACCCGCGATCGAAGGCATGCGTTTTATGGCGGGAGAGAAGATCTTGGACTTGGCCGACCTGTCGCAGGTCTGGTTGATCGCCGACGTGCCCACGATTGAGGCCAGTTGGGTCGAGCCAGGTCAGACCGTGGTCTTCTCCTCGCCCGCGCTTCCCGGTCGCAGCTTCAGCGGTCTGGTGGAGTTCATTTATCCGACCATCGACGCCGCCGCGCGAACGGTCCGCGCGCGGGTCGTGCTCGACAACCGCGACGGCGCGCTGCGACCCAACTTGTACGGGGATGTCGTGTTCACGGCAAAGGACAGCGCGCCGGTGCTCGCGGTGCCGGCATCGGCCATGCTCGACAGCGGGCGGCGCCGCATCGTACTGATTGCGCTGGGAGGGGGACGTTTCGAACCGCGCGAGATCGAGGCAGGTCGATCCGACGAAACCCATGTGGAGATCACGCGCGGTCTGGCTGATGGCGAATCGGTCGTCGTGTCGGCCAATTTCCTGATCGACGCGGAGAGCAATTTGCGCGCTGCCCTGGGCGGCCTGACACCTCACGCCAAGCACAGTCAGTCTGGCCCTGTGCAGGAGCCTGTTGACGCGGCGGGTGCCGCTGCGCCGACACCGCATTCGGGACACAGGGACTGA
- a CDS encoding methionine adenosyltransferase, producing MWPDTRYAIVRTATTEGWERPVEMCEHKGVGHPDSLCDGVAEAVSRALCRAYLHAYGTVAHYNVDKALLVGGESAPRFGGGTLRVPMRLIVCGRAAILPGIDLAEFVCAAAREYLDLVLHDGRDHFTIESVVRPGSPNLTQVVGGSNAEPRANDTSFGAGFAPFSRLEELVLQAAQILRSTAFRQRFPVAGDDYKVMGARSGAEIDLTVALALVDREISSVAHYFTIKSAIVEYLRQALDTDAAIVLNALDDSGAVDESGVYLTVTGLSAEHGDDGQVGRGNRVCGLITPQRTMSLEAAAGKNAVAHVGKIYNVLALQVARAIVHAEPTIVEASVQLLSTIGRPVSQPALVAIDLRIREPADVGCERRVRDLVEAELRQVGELSARLIRGELAVF from the coding sequence ATGTGGCCTGACACCCGCTATGCGATCGTGCGCACCGCTACGACGGAAGGCTGGGAACGCCCGGTCGAGATGTGCGAGCACAAGGGCGTCGGACACCCCGATAGCCTGTGCGACGGTGTGGCCGAGGCCGTATCGCGCGCGTTGTGTCGTGCCTACCTGCACGCCTATGGCACCGTTGCGCACTACAACGTGGACAAGGCCCTGTTGGTCGGCGGCGAAAGTGCGCCGCGCTTCGGCGGCGGAACCCTGCGAGTGCCGATGCGGTTGATCGTTTGCGGCCGCGCAGCGATCCTGCCAGGAATCGACCTCGCCGAGTTCGTCTGCGCGGCCGCACGTGAATACCTGGACCTGGTCCTGCACGACGGCCGAGATCATTTCACCATCGAATCCGTGGTCCGCCCCGGCAGCCCGAATCTGACGCAAGTGGTCGGCGGGTCGAATGCCGAGCCGCGTGCCAACGACACATCGTTCGGCGCCGGTTTTGCTCCTTTTTCCCGACTGGAAGAACTCGTGCTTCAGGCGGCGCAGATTCTGCGTTCCACGGCATTTCGCCAGCGGTTTCCAGTCGCTGGCGATGACTACAAGGTGATGGGTGCACGCAGTGGTGCCGAGATTGATTTGACCGTGGCACTGGCGCTGGTCGATCGAGAAATCTCCAGCGTTGCACACTACTTCACGATCAAGTCCGCGATCGTCGAATACCTGCGCCAGGCATTGGATACGGATGCGGCCATCGTCCTCAATGCGCTCGACGATTCCGGCGCCGTTGACGAATCGGGCGTGTACCTCACCGTCACCGGGCTCAGCGCCGAACACGGCGATGACGGTCAGGTCGGACGCGGCAATCGGGTCTGCGGATTGATCACGCCGCAGCGAACCATGTCGTTGGAGGCCGCTGCTGGGAAGAACGCGGTTGCGCACGTGGGCAAGATCTACAACGTGCTGGCTCTGCAAGTGGCGCGGGCGATCGTCCACGCCGAACCCACCATCGTCGAGGCCTCTGTGCAATTGTTGTCGACCATTGGCCGACCGGTGTCGCAGCCGGCCCTGGTCGCGATTGATCTGCGCATTCGCGAGCCGGCCGACGTCGGCTGCGAGCGGCGCGTGCGCGACCTTGTGGAAGCGGAACTGAGGCAGGTCGGCGAATTGTCGGCCCGGCTGATCCGTGGCGAACTGGCGGTGTTCTGA
- a CDS encoding MerR family transcriptional regulator, whose amino-acid sequence MGKIAPAIRRRRTTQPADGSGLSISQFAREVGEPPHVIRYYCRIGLLEPSHRSQNGYRLFDRRAVRRSIFIRRAQGLGFTLEEIAEIFRHAHSGKSPCPQVRSIIERRIPQVAEQLDGLVELHRSMTRAVARWRRLPDQVPSGDLICALIESELEPPKARRNRSTS is encoded by the coding sequence ATGGGCAAGATCGCTCCCGCAATTCGACGTCGGCGCACAACGCAGCCCGCTGATGGTTCCGGACTTTCGATCAGCCAGTTCGCGCGCGAGGTAGGAGAACCCCCGCACGTGATCCGCTACTACTGCAGGATCGGTTTGCTCGAGCCGAGCCACCGCAGCCAGAACGGATACCGCTTGTTCGACCGACGCGCCGTTCGCCGATCGATCTTCATTCGTCGCGCTCAGGGATTGGGCTTCACTCTGGAAGAGATCGCAGAGATCTTTCGTCATGCCCACAGCGGGAAGTCACCCTGCCCGCAGGTGCGATCAATCATCGAGCGACGCATTCCTCAGGTCGCCGAGCAACTCGATGGCTTGGTCGAGTTGCATCGCAGCATGACCCGTGCAGTAGCGCGCTGGCGCCGCCTTCCCGATCAGGTTCCGAGCGGCGATTTGATCTGCGCGCTGATCGAATCAGAACTTGAACCTCCCAAAGCTCGCCGAAACAGGAGCACGTCATGA
- a CDS encoding Spy/CpxP family protein refolding chaperone, with the protein MPPNALPGFPGTSHLYHVGADGFFLNHPQHVQLNADQQLRLGRIREKALLERSAAQRKIEEAEQQMFVLTGMDQPDISKIEAQARAIEELQVQRRLAYIRAIGEAAGVLTDEQRRAVLGMTP; encoded by the coding sequence GTGCCGCCCAACGCCCTCCCAGGCTTTCCCGGCACGTCGCACCTATACCACGTCGGCGCTGACGGATTCTTCCTCAACCACCCGCAGCATGTGCAGCTCAATGCGGACCAGCAACTGCGATTGGGCCGCATCCGGGAGAAGGCGTTGCTTGAGCGCTCCGCCGCGCAGCGCAAGATCGAGGAGGCTGAGCAGCAGATGTTCGTTCTAACGGGGATGGACCAGCCCGACATCAGCAAGATCGAGGCCCAGGCTCGGGCCATTGAGGAGTTGCAGGTGCAGCGTCGCCTGGCCTATATCCGTGCGATCGGCGAAGCAGCCGGGGTGCTTACTGACGAGCAACGTCGCGCCGTGCTCGGCATGACACCGTAG